The genome window CATAATTTTTTAGTTCCCTTCTAAGGATCATGTTGTGCTGGGTATCCCAGAAAAAGGGTGAGGCTTCTAATGGCTGTGCATGAGTCTTTTTTATGGGCTTTGGTGGGTGGAGAGGTGAGAGTCAGAATCTGAGTAAATTGTGTTCATTCCCAGAGTGCATGAGCTCTGAGCTGCTGGAGGAACTGATGTCTTCAGAAGGTAAGTAGCCCAGGAAGATGGGGAGAGCTTTGAAAAGGGGGTGGGTGGCTGCTGGGGGTTTTGGCCTAAGACAGCCTAATGCTCTCTGCAGTGTTTGCCCCCCTCCTCCGACTTTCTCCACCCCCTGGAGACCACGATTACATCTACAACCTGGACGAGAGTGAAGGTGTCTGTGATCTCTTTGATGTTCCTGTTCTCAACCTCTGACCACAGGGGCATGTCCTGTGCAGCTGCAACCCACACTGTTTGGGCTGGGAGCCAACTAGGGAttgcccccaacccccacccccagcttgagAGCCCCTGACTCTTGGCTTACTCAGCCTTCCCCAGTTGCTCAGTTCTGGCCATGCTACCCTGTCTTGCACTGACACTTGTACTGTGCTAGCAGAGCGGGGGAGAGAGCTTAGCCCTCTCTATGTGGAGCCCAAAGTGTTTGCCTTTTCTCTTCTGAAGCCTTCCCCAGCCAGGCCCAGCTGCCACCCAGTGGCACAGCTGTCCTGCTCCTACCAGCCACTCTTCTCCTAAGGAGGGAAAGGGGTGAAGCTGGGTAGTTGCTAACCACCCTAACTTCCTTTCCCACCTGCTCACCCTGCAGCTTCTGGACTTCTCATGTGCCCCCTTTCTGCCATGCCCTGAGACCTGGAACTTGGGGATGGCCATGGTGGAGAGGGTTAATAAGAAGGAATTGATGTGTCTAGCTAGGAATCTGGGTGGGCTGGTCCCTGAAGAGTGGCCCACCCTCCTGATACCCCATACTCACTCCCTTCACTTCCGTTTATTCACTTACCCTCATTTAGAGCCATTTGCAGAGATTTAGAAAGATTTACAGTAACGAATGGATTCCtatataaagattatttttatacttttttcagCAAAAGGAAATTGTAATATTTGTACAGCATCCAAGTGAATAAAGACATGCCTAAGGCTATCTCTGATCTGTTTCTTTGGGGCCCTTCCCTGGGACTGCTGGGTTGTTGCAACTGGGTGGGTCACCTTACtggaatgggaggtgtggccgCTGTGTAGGATGCCTGCCCTCCCAGTCTTCACCGGCTGCACCTTGGCTTGGGGCGGGGCCAGGCCTTCTCAGTGGGGCGGAACGGGTCAGGGCAGGCTGGGTCCTACCCTCCTACCCCTGAGATTAACCCGGAACTAACAAGCTCCTTTAGGAAGGCCTTGGAGCCAGATTGAGTGGTAACCTGAACTGTGAGTGCAGGCCACTGGAGCCAGGCTTTAGACAGAGGAGGACCCAGCCCCAGACGAGGTACACCCTCGGCGGGAGGTGGCACAGTTGTGCAAAGTGCCGACGGCCACAGCGGCAGGACTATGGCGCCCCCAAGGAACGTGGTGAAGATCGCCGTTCAGAAGTCTGACGCCATCCCACAGCTTATCCAGCTAGACCAGGTCAACGGGACTGTCCGAACTCCCCCTCCCACTTCTGGATCGTTCCTCTTCCCTCGGGCTAGCCCAACCCACCCCTCTTAGGAGTCCCTCATCCCAACTCCTTACTAGCGCCTTGAGTGACAACTCCACTTGCAGGCAAAGCCCCTGGCCACTGTGCTGAAGGAGGTGTGTGATGTGTAAGTAGGAATGGGCAAAAGCGGGAGAAGGGCAGGGACGGGTGGGAGAGGTGACCCTGGACTTCCCTCGCTGAGCTTCCTGTCCCACAGGTGGAACGTGACTGACTCCGAGCGCTATGCCCTGAAGTTTGCTGATGGGCACAAGAGATACATCACAGAGAATGTGAGCCCCCTCCCAGCCCCACACCGCACAGGGTCCCTCTAACCCACCTGGCTTTAATTCAATATGTTTATTCTCCCTGCTCTGAATGTGAGTTCTTTTACTgacccccctccccgcccccacaacAGATGATCCGGTTGACCATTCCCCAGAGCCCTCTTTAACTTTGCTCCTTTCTGCTCTTTCCTCCAGAACCGCACGGAGATCAAGAATGGAAGCATCCTGTGCCTCAGCACTGCCCCAGTAATGCCCCTTtcagccctctcctccccctctgctGGGTCCCTTCGCTGCGTGCCTAGTGGCTTCTGCCTCGGGTCTGGAGGCCCCAGCTACTTAGTGCTCCACCTAGTGGACACCCAGGCCATCACACTTGCAGTTCCAGTAACATTCTAGTCTAACCACTTCATCTCTTTACTGCTCCTGCTAGGACCTGGAGGCCCAGCAGCTGCTGGGTGGGTTGCAGAGCACAAGTCGTGAAGGGTGCTACCAAGCCCTGAGAAACCTGGTCCCGCTGGCCTCAGACATGACCTTTGCCCAGGAGGTCATCAGCCGTGATGGGCTTCAGAGACTAAGCGCCATCATTGAAAATGGGGATGAGTGAGCACAGGGCCGTCTGTGGTGGGCTGGGTGACATAGCGGGGCTTGGGAATCGTGGTCTGATCCTCCTCATCCCCAGGTGTTCTCTGTAGCCTAGGGGAGATGCTGGCCCTTGGTCTAAGGGCTTTCTTGGAGCTCATGGAACACGGCGTGGTGTCCTGGGAGACACTCAGCATCCCCTTTGTCAGGAAGGTGTGTGTTCTCTTCCAGGGGCAGTGGAGCAGTGCCCGCATCTAGCCCTCCCTCGTGGAATGGTAATGACGCCCTCTACCCCTTGCAGGTGGTATCTTATGTGAACATGAACCTGATGGATGCCTCTGTGCAACCCTTAGCTCTCAGGCTGCTGGAGAGTGTGACTTTGAGCAGCCCCGCCCTGGGCCAGCTGGTGAAGAGTGAGGTGCCGCTGGACAGGCTGCTGGTGCACCTGCAGGTGTAAGCAGCCTCTAGGGTACAGTGTGAATGGGGAAGTGCAGAACTGGCCTCCTGACGTCCAACTGAGCCTGTTCCTCCTCTTGCCATAGAATGAACCAGCAGCTGCAAACCAAGGCTATGGCATTGCTGACAGCCATGCTGCAGGGGGCCAGCCCTGCTGAACGGAAGGTGAGTGTTCCGTCCGGGGTGACCGAATGAAGAACAGCAGTGGGTGGGTGCTGTGTTCCAGCTAAGAGCAAAATCATCTGAACCCCTTCTCGCCTACTGCAGCATATGCTTGACTACCTATGGCAGAGGAATCTTCGCCAGTTCATCTACAAGGTAGGATGGACCAGGCCAGGGAGACCCGCTCCCCAGTCCTCCTTTCCCAGGGAGTCTGATTCAAGCCTGGTTGTTTTCCAGAATATCATCCACAGTGCAGCACCCATGGGCGATGAGATGGCTCACCACTTGTATGTGCTGCAGGCTCTTACACTGGGGTTGCTGGAGCCAAGGATGCGGACACCACTTGACCCCTACAGCCAGGTGCACAGCGGTACAAAGGCTGGAGGGTCACCTGGAATTCTGTTTTGAATCTATGATCTTGACATGGTCCTCCCCGCTGACTTCAGGAGCAGCGGGAGCAGCTGCAGGCCCTGCGCCAGGCAGCCTTTGAACCAGAGGGGGAGCCCTCGGGCACAGGACTGAGTGCTGACCGCCGCCGTTCTCTTTGTGTCCGAGAGTTCCGAAAGCTAGGCTTCTCTGTGAGTGGGCCCTACCTTAGTTCCCACCCGAGCCTCCACCCAGGCTACAGTTCCTCTAGGACTGTGGCCCTTCCTGAGCTGCCTGTGCTCCCCTCTCTAGAACAGCAATCCAGCCCAGGACCTGGAGCGTGTGCCCCCAGGCCTGCTGGCCCTGGACAACATGCTCTACTTCTCCAGGCATGCGCCCAGTGCATACAGTCGGGTTAGTAACAGACTGGGGCAAGCGGGGATGGCAGCAGCAGCTCAACTTCTTCAGGGTCTCCCTGGAGTCCTGTTGCCATCCTCTATTCCCACTGCCTTAGTTCGTGCTGGAGAACAGTAGCCGAGAGGACAAGCATGAGTGCCCCTTTGCCCAGAGCAGCATCCAGCTGACAGTGTTGCTGTGTGAGCTGCTCCATGTTGGGGAGCCTTGTGAGTTGAGCTAGATCCAGTGTACTTGGGGGCAGGGGACGGAAGGGCAGAGAGGGCCAGGGGCTGTAGACACTTTCTCCCTgagcccctcctgcccccccgCTCCAGGCTCCGAGACAGCCCAGGACTTCTCACCCATGTTCTTCAGCCAAGACCATAGTTTCCATGAGCTCTTCTGTGTGGCTATCCAGCTGCTGAATAAGACCTGGAAGGAAATGCGGGCAACACGGGAGGATTTTGACAAGGTGGGTGGGGTGGAAGCAGCAAGGCCAGGGGCCATTTCTGGAAAGGGGTCCTGAACACAGGTCCTACACTGAGTTTCGGTGGTCCTAGGTAATGCAGGTGGTTCGGGAGCAGCTAGCCCGGACGCTGGCTCTGAAGCCCACCTCCCTGGAGCTCTTCCGAACCAAAGTGAATGCTCTCACCTATGGGGAAGTGCTGAGGCTGCGGCAGACAGAGCGGCTGCACCAGGAGGGCACTCTGGCCCCTCCTATACTGTGAGTTGGTAGGGTTCCGGTCtcagtccccacctccccagtgccctGTGGACCATGCTCCGGGTCAACCCTGCTTAATGACTCCCACTCTCCATCCAGGGAGTTGCGGGAGAAGTTGAAGCCAGAGCTCATGGGCCTGATCCGCCAGCAGCGTTTGCTCCGACTCTGTGAGGGGATGCTCTTCCGCAAGATCAGCAGCCGGAGACGCCAGGGTCTCTGAATGGGCACTAggtgttgtgggggggggggtcttaggGTTTAGGGCCCCTCTCATCATCACTGCTCTCTTCCCCTTTCGGCAGACAAGCTGTGGTTCTGCTGTTTATCCCCCAACCACAAAGTGCTGCAGTACGGGGATGTGGAAGAGGGTGCCAACCCACCCACCCTAGAGAGTCTACCTGAGCAGCgtgaggagggcagggctgggcCCCTACACCTGTTCTCCCTATCCCCAGATGCCCCATACCTTGGGTCAGCCTTGGGCCACAGTGGTCAGCCAAATCTTCTCTCTACAGTCCCTGTGGCAGACATCAGGGCACTCCTAATGGGCAAGGACTGCCCCCATGTCCGGGAGAAgggttctgggaagcagaacaaGGTGACTGCGGTAGGGCCAGAGGCTTCGCCCCTCCTATTCCTGTCTGCCTGTTCCTGTTCCCTACTCAGTGTTCTTGCTCCCACTTTCCTAGGACCTCTATGAGTTGGCTTTCTCCATCAGCTATGACCATGGGGAGGAAGAAGCATACCTCAACTTCATTGCCCCTTCCAAACGGGATGTAAGTTTCTGGGCTGGGCTGTTGGGCAGATGGGCAGGGGGAACAGATAAGCAGACACTCAGAGTGGGCCCTGTCCA of Peromyscus leucopus breed LL Stock chromosome 5, UCI_PerLeu_2.1, whole genome shotgun sequence contains these proteins:
- the Elmo3 gene encoding engulfment and cell motility protein 3 isoform X1, which translates into the protein MAPPRNVVKIAVQKSDAIPQLIQLDQAKPLATVLKEVCDVWNVTDSERYALKFADGHKRYITENNRTEIKNGSILCLSTAPDLEAQQLLGGLQSTSREGCYQALRNLVPLASDMTFAQEVISRDGLQRLSAIIENGDDLGEMLALGLRAFLELMEHGVVSWETLSIPFVRKVVSYVNMNLMDASVQPLALRLLESVTLSSPALGQLVKSEVPLDRLLVHLQVMNQQLQTKAMALLTAMLQGASPAERKHMLDYLWQRNLRQFIYKNIIHSAAPMGDEMAHHLYVLQALTLGLLEPRMRTPLDPYSQEQREQLQALRQAAFEPEGEPSGTGLSADRRRSLCVREFRKLGFSNSNPAQDLERVPPGLLALDNMLYFSRHAPSAYSRFVLENSSREDKHECPFAQSSIQLTVLLCELLHVGEPCSETAQDFSPMFFSQDHSFHELFCVAIQLLNKTWKEMRATREDFDKVMQVVREQLARTLALKPTSLELFRTKVNALTYGEVLRLRQTERLHQEGTLAPPILELREKLKPELMGLIRQQRLLRLCEGMLFRKISSRRRQDKLWFCCLSPNHKVLQYGDVEEGANPPTLESLPEQLPVADIRALLMGKDCPHVREKGSGKQNKDLYELAFSISYDHGEEEAYLNFIAPSKRDFYLWTDGLSALLGSTMGSEQTRLDLEQLLTMETKLRLLELENVPIPEQPPPVPPPPTNFNFCYDFSITEP
- the Elmo3 gene encoding engulfment and cell motility protein 3 isoform X2, with amino-acid sequence MGMSVLCSLGEMLALGLRAFLELMEHGVVSWETLSIPFVRKVVSYVNMNLMDASVQPLALRLLESVTLSSPALGQLVKSEVPLDRLLVHLQVMNQQLQTKAMALLTAMLQGASPAERKHMLDYLWQRNLRQFIYKNIIHSAAPMGDEMAHHLYVLQALTLGLLEPRMRTPLDPYSQEQREQLQALRQAAFEPEGEPSGTGLSADRRRSLCVREFRKLGFSNSNPAQDLERVPPGLLALDNMLYFSRHAPSAYSRFVLENSSREDKHECPFAQSSIQLTVLLCELLHVGEPCSETAQDFSPMFFSQDHSFHELFCVAIQLLNKTWKEMRATREDFDKVMQVVREQLARTLALKPTSLELFRTKVNALTYGEVLRLRQTERLHQEGTLAPPILELREKLKPELMGLIRQQRLLRLCEGMLFRKISSRRRQDKLWFCCLSPNHKVLQYGDVEEGANPPTLESLPEQLPVADIRALLMGKDCPHVREKGSGKQNKDLYELAFSISYDHGEEEAYLNFIAPSKRDFYLWTDGLSALLGSTMGSEQTRLDLEQLLTMETKLRLLELENVPIPEQPPPVPPPPTNFNFCYDFSITEP